From Micromonospora echinospora, one genomic window encodes:
- a CDS encoding MFS transporter yields the protein MTAPSAPARSRPASRYARLWRVPGAPLLLVGGVVARLGQGVTVLAWILLVRETTGSFADAALVGASVSLATAVTAPIGGRLADRFGAHRVLPLYGAAYATAQLLLLAATLTRQPVPLLCVLAALSGAVFPAISPALRAAWTVLTGQGTGREDVRSTAMAAESTLFELVFVVGPLLLSAAMLVADPLAALTGSRSGIAGPAAAIVLAAVCAGGGTAVLARGRALRQLRPHGGTPTRGLGPLRSPRMPALLLCAAGVAFSFGASPVAVAAFATEHDGDRAEAVTGVLIAVWSLGSAAAGLWYGARTWQTPLTRQLTWLLAGLSAGYAAWALSPNSTVLGGVLLLSGAVIAPAMTVQAGLMARIAPASMLTEAYTWLTTVNLSLAALGSAVTGAIVDGPAGAAGGFLACAGAAAAAAVLAAWPGVLAPRRVREVVDQPADPVQVP from the coding sequence ATGACCGCGCCGTCCGCGCCAGCCCGAAGCCGGCCAGCCTCCCGCTACGCGCGACTGTGGCGGGTGCCGGGAGCGCCGCTGCTGCTCGTCGGCGGGGTGGTGGCCCGGCTCGGCCAGGGGGTCACCGTGCTCGCCTGGATCCTCCTGGTCCGTGAGACCACCGGCTCGTTCGCCGACGCGGCACTGGTCGGGGCGTCGGTGTCGCTGGCCACGGCGGTCACCGCGCCGATCGGGGGGCGGCTGGCCGACCGCTTCGGCGCGCACCGGGTGCTGCCGCTCTACGGCGCGGCCTACGCCACCGCCCAACTGCTGCTGCTGGCGGCCACCCTGACCCGGCAGCCGGTGCCCCTGCTCTGCGTCCTCGCCGCGCTGTCCGGGGCGGTCTTCCCGGCCATCAGCCCGGCACTGCGCGCGGCCTGGACCGTGCTGACCGGACAGGGCACCGGCCGCGAGGACGTCCGCAGCACCGCGATGGCGGCCGAGTCGACGCTCTTCGAACTGGTCTTCGTCGTCGGCCCGCTGCTGCTGTCGGCGGCGATGCTCGTCGCCGACCCGCTCGCCGCGCTGACCGGCTCCCGGTCCGGGATCGCCGGCCCTGCCGCCGCGATCGTCCTGGCCGCCGTCTGTGCCGGCGGCGGCACGGCGGTGCTCGCCCGGGGCCGGGCGCTGCGGCAGCTACGCCCGCATGGAGGCACCCCGACCCGGGGGCTCGGGCCGCTGCGCTCGCCCCGGATGCCGGCGCTGCTGCTCTGCGCCGCCGGTGTCGCCTTCTCCTTCGGCGCGTCGCCGGTCGCGGTGGCCGCCTTCGCCACCGAGCACGACGGCGACCGCGCCGAGGCGGTCACCGGTGTGCTGATCGCCGTCTGGAGCCTCGGCAGCGCCGCCGCCGGGCTCTGGTACGGCGCCCGGACCTGGCAGACCCCGCTGACCCGGCAGTTGACCTGGCTGCTGGCCGGTCTCTCAGCCGGCTACGCGGCCTGGGCGTTGTCGCCCAACAGCACCGTGCTCGGCGGGGTGCTGCTGCTCAGCGGGGCGGTGATCGCCCCGGCGATGACCGTGCAGGCCGGACTGATGGCCCGGATCGCCCCGGCGTCGATGCTCACCGAGGCGTACACCTGGCTGACCACCGTCAACCTGTCGCTGGCCGCGCTCGGCTCCGCGGTGACCGGCGCGATCGTCGACGGACCGGCCGGGGCGGCCGGTGGCTTCCTGGCCTGCGCCGGGGCCGCCGCGGCGGCGGCCGTGCTGGCTGCCTGGCCGGGGGTGCTGGCCCCGCGTCGTGTCCGCGAGGTGGTCGACCAACCGGCCGACCCGGTGCAGGTCCCCTGA
- a CDS encoding SCP2 sterol-binding domain-containing protein has translation MADATRDFFHSLARRGHDPRLKAIGAGSVRFDVSRAGQVDHWLVSIGDGDVTVAEEPTGGDAVVRADRAVFDRIASGEAYFLTTVLRGEATVEGSPRIFAVIRRLFPPPPPSGARRRGGGDA, from the coding sequence ATGGCTGACGCCACCCGGGATTTCTTCCACAGCCTGGCCCGGCGGGGGCACGATCCCCGGCTGAAGGCGATCGGCGCGGGCAGTGTCCGTTTCGACGTCAGCCGGGCCGGGCAGGTCGACCACTGGCTGGTCTCCATCGGCGACGGCGACGTCACCGTCGCCGAGGAGCCCACCGGAGGGGACGCCGTCGTCCGGGCGGACCGGGCGGTCTTCGACCGGATCGCCAGCGGGGAGGCGTACTTCCTGACGACCGTCCTGCGCGGCGAGGCGACCGTGGAGGGCAGCCCCCGGATCTTCGCGGTGATCCGCCGGCTGTTTCCGCCACCACCCCCGTCCGGGGCGCGACGGCGAGGAGGTGGCGATGCCTGA
- a CDS encoding vancomycin high temperature exclusion protein, protein MDTEDPAGAAPAGTGSDRSPRRSRRRRRLTRLAAAGVAALLLASAPWAWTKVAAHGHLHPEATAPAVDVVIVLGTGVAPDRQQPGERLAGRLQTAAALVRAGRARVVLVSGDGNGASGDEPTVMTSYLAGLGVDPQRVVADPFGLDTYDTCARARQVYGVTRALIVTQSYHLSRAVTLCRHLGVDVDGVPARCAGCPPTLLAGKAVRDYLASPKAAWDAARRRPPAVRSPENTDIRDALRGT, encoded by the coding sequence GTGGATACGGAAGACCCTGCCGGGGCGGCACCCGCCGGCACGGGGAGCGACCGGTCGCCGCGCCGCTCCCGGCGCCGTCGACGACTCACCCGCCTGGCCGCCGCCGGTGTTGCGGCGCTGCTCCTCGCCAGTGCCCCCTGGGCGTGGACGAAGGTCGCCGCACACGGTCACCTGCACCCCGAGGCCACCGCTCCGGCTGTGGACGTCGTCATCGTCCTCGGCACCGGGGTGGCCCCGGACCGACAGCAACCGGGCGAACGGCTGGCCGGCCGCCTCCAGACCGCCGCCGCGCTCGTGCGCGCCGGACGCGCCCGCGTCGTCCTCGTGTCCGGCGACGGCAACGGCGCGTCGGGCGACGAACCGACGGTGATGACGTCGTACCTGGCCGGACTCGGCGTGGATCCGCAGCGGGTGGTGGCCGACCCGTTCGGGCTGGACACCTACGACACCTGCGCCCGAGCACGTCAGGTGTACGGGGTGACCCGGGCGCTGATCGTCACCCAGTCCTACCACCTGTCGCGGGCGGTGACACTGTGCCGGCACCTCGGTGTCGACGTCGACGGAGTGCCCGCCCGCTGCGCCGGATGCCCGCCCACCCTCCTCGCCGGCAAGGCGGTCCGCGACTACCTCGCCAGCCCCAAGGCGGCGTGGGACGCGGCCCGCCGCAGACCTCCGGCGGTGCGCTCACCGGAGAACACGGACATCCGGGACGCGCTGCGCGGCACCTGA
- a CDS encoding aminotransferase class V-fold PLP-dependent enzyme: protein MAAPTTTPSTSGAPAGGTGAAPATLPGGHPDRVLAELADWQRAVRAQFPILTGTDEAYLDSAATAQKPQVVLDAVQRYLTGENANAGRGTYRWANRTTALLHRCRERVGDLIDDPDPERSGVHLVGGTTEALRRVALDWLVDTLADGDEIVVPAADHLANVIPWQEARDAAARRGVTVRLVEMPYEPSGDYDVAALAPLVGERTRLVAVTHVHHVYGVDMNVHRIRRLVGDDVVICLDAAQSVGHLPVSVTDLDVDFLAFSGHKAMALPGIGVLWARNRRGPRYEHRGWPGSPHTVGAVSLAAAVDWFEATDVARIARWTVALGARLTDGLSRLRDVRVLGCQDSLTLDSTVQRRHGPVTFRHPGISAADLGFVLADHGLMVRANAHCQGPAGERENSVRVSLHAYNTVEEVDRLLDVLARLDTALTTPSHH from the coding sequence ATGGCCGCCCCGACGACCACTCCGAGCACCTCCGGCGCGCCGGCGGGGGGCACCGGTGCCGCCCCGGCGACGCTGCCCGGCGGGCACCCGGACCGGGTGCTCGCCGAACTGGCCGACTGGCAGCGCGCCGTCCGCGCCCAGTTCCCCATCCTGACCGGCACCGACGAGGCGTACCTGGACAGCGCCGCCACCGCCCAGAAGCCGCAGGTGGTGCTCGACGCCGTGCAGCGCTACCTGACCGGCGAGAACGCCAACGCCGGGCGCGGCACCTACCGGTGGGCCAACCGGACCACCGCGCTGCTGCACCGGTGCCGGGAGCGGGTCGGCGACCTGATCGACGACCCCGACCCGGAACGGTCCGGCGTGCACCTGGTCGGCGGCACCACCGAGGCGCTGCGCCGGGTGGCCCTGGACTGGCTCGTCGACACCCTGGCCGACGGCGACGAGATCGTCGTGCCGGCCGCCGACCACCTGGCCAACGTGATCCCCTGGCAGGAGGCACGGGACGCGGCGGCCCGCCGTGGCGTCACCGTACGCCTGGTGGAGATGCCGTACGAACCCTCCGGCGACTACGACGTCGCCGCGCTCGCCCCGCTGGTCGGGGAACGGACCCGCCTGGTCGCGGTCACCCACGTCCACCACGTCTACGGGGTGGACATGAACGTGCACCGGATCCGCCGGCTCGTCGGCGACGACGTGGTGATCTGCCTGGACGCCGCGCAGAGCGTCGGACACCTGCCGGTCTCGGTGACCGACCTGGACGTCGACTTCCTGGCGTTCTCCGGGCACAAGGCGATGGCGCTGCCCGGCATCGGGGTGCTCTGGGCCCGCAACCGCCGTGGTCCCCGCTACGAGCACCGGGGCTGGCCGGGCAGCCCGCACACCGTCGGCGCGGTGAGCCTGGCGGCGGCCGTGGACTGGTTCGAGGCGACCGACGTGGCGCGGATCGCCCGCTGGACGGTGGCCCTCGGCGCCCGGCTGACCGACGGGCTGAGCCGGCTGCGCGACGTCCGTGTCCTCGGCTGCCAGGACAGCCTGACCCTGGACTCGACCGTGCAGCGCCGGCACGGCCCGGTGACCTTCCGACACCCGGGGATCAGCGCCGCCGACCTCGGGTTCGTGCTGGCCGACCACGGGCTGATGGTGCGTGCCAACGCCCACTGCCAGGGCCCGGCGGGGGAACGGGAGAACTCGGTACGGGTCAGCCTGCACGCCTACAACACCGTCGAGGAGGTGGACCGGCTCCTCGACGTGCTGGCCCGCCTCGACACCGCCCTGACCACCCCGTCCCACCACTGA
- a CDS encoding pyridoxal-phosphate dependent enzyme: protein MRYDTITDAIGNTPLLRIDPAVHGLAHVDLYAKLELLNPFGSVKDRAAWTMAAPRLAEAREAGATVVELSSGNTAKALAVIAGMHGLPFTSITNRMKVPEIKDLLLLLGATIEELPGQAECLDPTNTEDPLTRIHRTISESGSAYLHTDQYYNPRNTQAHVEGTGPEIVKDLDGRVPDYFVACVGTAGSSTGVARVLREHDPSVTVVGLVAAKSDFIPGIRNIDEVHEVGLFDPDTYDTIESVSADEAIDGLLTLNRRCGVLAGPTGGGAYTGAVRHLRRVDAALAAEAAAGREPRRRSAVFIVCDRVESYLSYIRRRRPELLHQPALVGAVATVTDAEADAARTVDVPAARRWIAEAQPLVVDLRGTFAYTAAHIEGSVNIVDELLDELLRGGLPFDRGRPVLLACPVGEKSRRYAALLTRMGHTDARSLDGGVVAWRDADAPLVRA, encoded by the coding sequence ATGAGATACGACACCATCACCGACGCCATCGGCAACACCCCGCTGCTCCGCATCGACCCCGCCGTGCACGGGCTCGCCCACGTCGACCTCTACGCCAAGCTGGAGCTGCTCAACCCGTTCGGATCGGTCAAGGACCGGGCCGCCTGGACGATGGCCGCGCCCCGGCTGGCCGAGGCCCGCGAGGCCGGCGCCACCGTGGTCGAACTCTCCAGCGGCAACACCGCGAAGGCCCTGGCGGTGATCGCCGGCATGCACGGGCTGCCGTTCACCAGCATCACCAACCGGATGAAGGTCCCCGAGATCAAGGACCTGCTCCTCCTTCTCGGCGCCACCATCGAGGAACTGCCCGGGCAGGCCGAGTGCCTCGACCCGACGAACACCGAGGACCCGCTGACCCGGATCCACCGCACGATCAGCGAGTCCGGCTCGGCGTACCTGCACACCGACCAGTACTACAACCCCCGCAACACCCAGGCACACGTCGAGGGCACCGGGCCGGAGATCGTCAAGGATCTCGACGGGCGCGTGCCGGACTACTTCGTCGCCTGCGTGGGCACCGCCGGATCGTCCACCGGCGTGGCCCGGGTGCTGCGTGAGCACGACCCGTCGGTCACCGTGGTCGGCCTGGTCGCCGCCAAGTCCGACTTCATCCCCGGCATCCGCAACATCGACGAGGTCCACGAGGTGGGTCTGTTCGACCCGGACACCTACGACACCATCGAGTCGGTCTCCGCCGACGAGGCGATCGACGGCCTGCTGACGCTCAACCGCCGCTGCGGGGTGCTGGCCGGGCCGACCGGAGGTGGCGCGTACACCGGGGCGGTGCGGCACCTGCGGCGGGTCGACGCCGCGCTCGCCGCCGAGGCCGCGGCCGGGCGGGAACCCCGCCGCCGCAGCGCCGTGTTCATCGTCTGCGACCGGGTGGAGAGCTACCTCAGCTACATCCGCCGCCGCCGGCCGGAACTGCTCCACCAGCCCGCCCTGGTCGGTGCCGTCGCCACGGTCACCGACGCCGAGGCGGACGCGGCCCGCACCGTGGACGTACCCGCCGCCCGGAGGTGGATCGCCGAGGCGCAGCCGCTCGTGGTCGACCTGCGGGGCACCTTCGCCTACACCGCCGCGCACATCGAGGGCTCGGTCAACATCGTCGACGAGCTCCTCGACGAGCTGCTGCGCGGGGGCCTGCCGTTCGACCGGGGCCGGCCGGTCCTGCTGGCCTGCCCGGTGGGGGAGAAGTCCCGCCGGTACGCGGCCCTGCTGACCCGGATGGGACACACCGACGCCCGCAGCCTCGACGGCGGGGTGGTGGCCTGGCGGGACGCCGACGCCCCCCTGGTGCGCGCCTGA
- a CDS encoding sulfite exporter TauE/SafE family protein: MDPIQATLLLAAGLLTGALNALAGGGSLIAFSALIGVGIPPLTAKMTNTVAVFPGNVASVAGGYRDLPARREAVRILPAALLGGVLGSVLLLLTPTGVFELIVPFLVLAASAVLALRSRLAGWVARTAGHRRRHPAARQALVAVGGVYGGYVGASFGIVLLASLAFLQDEALARTVAVKNLLLAAVSFTAVVLFVVLGHVEWSAVALLVPATIVGGYGGARLVRRLPEKLARVVIVVFGTSFGLVLLWQNLRQP, encoded by the coding sequence ATGGATCCCATCCAGGCCACGCTGCTCCTCGCCGCCGGTCTCCTCACGGGGGCTCTCAACGCGTTGGCCGGTGGGGGGTCCCTGATCGCCTTCTCGGCGCTGATCGGGGTGGGGATACCGCCGCTCACCGCCAAGATGACCAACACGGTCGCCGTGTTCCCCGGGAACGTGGCGAGCGTCGCGGGTGGCTACCGGGACCTGCCGGCCCGGCGGGAGGCCGTCCGTATCCTGCCGGCGGCGCTGCTCGGTGGCGTCCTCGGATCGGTGCTGCTCCTGCTGACACCCACCGGTGTCTTCGAGCTGATCGTGCCGTTCCTCGTCCTCGCCGCCTCGGCCGTCCTCGCGCTGCGGAGCCGGCTGGCGGGGTGGGTCGCCCGTACCGCCGGCCACCGCCGACGGCATCCGGCGGCCCGGCAGGCGCTCGTCGCCGTGGGCGGGGTGTACGGCGGTTACGTCGGTGCCAGCTTCGGCATCGTCCTGCTCGCGAGCCTGGCGTTCCTCCAGGACGAGGCGCTCGCCCGGACCGTCGCGGTCAAGAACCTGCTCCTGGCCGCCGTGTCCTTCACGGCGGTGGTGCTCTTCGTCGTTCTCGGGCACGTCGAGTGGTCGGCGGTGGCGTTGCTGGTGCCGGCCACGATCGTGGGCGGCTACGGCGGTGCGCGGCTCGTCCGGAGGCTCCCGGAGAAGCTGGCCAGGGTGGTCATCGTCGTGTTCGGGACGTCCTTCGGGTTGGTGCTGCTCTGGCAGAACCTCCGGCAGCCGTGA
- a CDS encoding ATP-grasp domain-containing protein, which produces MTSSVQNPPPPTGTRTVVMVDVYAPTMRLARAFADAGCAVVRVRSTPEIPAVYAGHADPAAEALFVDTIVHSGDVESTGKAVADHDPVAVVTGGELGVELADRLSETLGLTSNGTRHSAARRDKYRQIEAVRAAGLPTARQLLVTDADELADWHRDLGARVVVKPVRSAGNDGVAFCDTPAESVAAYRAVAGARNIFSLPNDAVVAQEYLTGTEYVVNTVSRDGRHRATDVWRYTKISANGVRDRISGAVLVAPDAPVRDTLVRYAADVLDALDVRHGPAHHEIMLTADGPRLVEVGVRLCGADTAAQALLALGESQVERTVQAYLDPAGFLAAVDDPQQLRRHVAMAFLTAPVTGTLRGYPLLERVRELESLHEIQIGVHPGQRLPLTVDDTTEPMMVVLAHPRAEVVERDLATVGWLDGYGFYDLEPETTASAA; this is translated from the coding sequence TTGACCTCGTCCGTGCAGAACCCGCCACCGCCGACCGGCACCCGTACCGTGGTGATGGTCGACGTGTACGCGCCGACCATGCGGCTGGCCCGGGCCTTCGCCGACGCCGGCTGCGCCGTCGTCCGGGTGCGCAGCACCCCGGAGATCCCCGCCGTGTACGCCGGGCACGCCGACCCGGCCGCCGAGGCGCTCTTCGTCGACACCATCGTCCACTCCGGCGACGTCGAGTCGACCGGCAAGGCGGTCGCCGACCACGACCCGGTCGCCGTCGTGACCGGCGGTGAACTGGGCGTCGAACTGGCCGACCGGCTGAGCGAGACGCTCGGCCTGACCAGCAACGGGACGCGTCACAGCGCGGCCCGGCGGGACAAGTACCGCCAGATCGAGGCCGTCCGGGCGGCCGGGCTGCCCACCGCCCGCCAGCTGCTCGTTACCGACGCCGACGAACTGGCCGACTGGCACCGCGACCTGGGCGCCCGCGTGGTGGTCAAGCCGGTGCGCAGTGCCGGCAACGACGGGGTGGCCTTCTGCGACACCCCGGCCGAGTCGGTGGCCGCCTACCGGGCGGTGGCCGGGGCCCGCAACATCTTCTCCCTGCCCAACGACGCCGTGGTCGCCCAGGAGTACCTCACCGGCACCGAGTACGTGGTCAACACCGTCAGCCGTGACGGCCGGCACCGGGCCACCGACGTCTGGCGGTACACCAAGATCTCCGCCAACGGGGTCCGCGACCGGATCAGCGGCGCGGTCCTGGTGGCGCCCGACGCGCCGGTGCGGGACACCCTGGTCCGGTACGCCGCCGACGTCCTCGACGCCCTCGACGTGCGGCACGGCCCGGCACACCACGAGATCATGCTCACCGCCGACGGGCCCCGCCTCGTCGAGGTCGGGGTGCGGCTGTGCGGCGCGGACACCGCCGCCCAGGCGTTGCTGGCCCTCGGCGAGTCCCAGGTCGAACGCACCGTCCAGGCCTACCTCGACCCGGCCGGTTTCCTGGCCGCCGTGGACGACCCCCAGCAACTGCGCCGGCACGTGGCGATGGCCTTCCTCACCGCCCCGGTCACCGGAACCCTGCGCGGCTACCCGCTGCTGGAACGGGTCCGCGAGCTGGAGAGCCTGCACGAGATCCAGATCGGGGTGCACCCCGGCCAGCGGCTGCCGTTGACCGTGGACGACACCACCGAACCGATGATGGTCGTCCTCGCCCACCCCCGCGCCGAGGTGGTCGAACGCGACCTGGCCACGGTGGGCTGGCTGGACGGGTACGGCTTCTACGACCTGGAGCCCGAGACCACCGCGAGCGCCGCGTGA
- a CDS encoding alanine racemase, giving the protein MDSPLYLRPRVDGRLEQLLDQPRLLHDLVRALGSPLNVVLPDQIADNVEAFGAVHRRHHLRGEVFFAHKANRSSALLRRLAATPAGIDVASLGELQHALGAGFTPGRVMATGPKTREFLWLAARCGITVNLDSPAELDDLVALVRRHGLPPVRVLARLSAFGSAGATILSRPSRFGTPLAEADRLLARLAETRDAVELVGVAYHLDTIGVAEKAVALQACLTVLADAHRHGLRPRIVDVGGGFGVDYLADGAQWERWTSELALAVLGRRPELTWGGHGYGWRAEAGTLRGALGLYPAHRPSSGHRYLAELLDTSATGLGGRTLATLLQEHLHDLWVEPGRALVDQCGVVLARVLEVRPTAAGCHLVRLDLNAGDVSLEEHGVMMDPVLLPADPVASGDAAPHGHPVYLLGNLCLEADLITRRMVFLPTLPRTGDLLAFANTAGYFMDFSADHALHQPVARMVAAWQDAGTWRWCLDEQYWPLDTGRRPSSHESTPTTTAGRSIPGPRRQETAAA; this is encoded by the coding sequence ATGGACTCCCCGCTGTACCTGCGTCCGCGGGTCGACGGCCGACTGGAACAGCTGCTGGACCAGCCACGCCTGCTGCACGACCTGGTCCGGGCGCTGGGCTCACCGCTCAACGTCGTGCTGCCCGACCAGATCGCCGACAACGTCGAGGCGTTCGGCGCCGTGCACCGGCGACACCACCTGCGCGGCGAGGTGTTCTTCGCCCACAAGGCCAACCGCTCCTCGGCCCTGCTGCGCCGGCTGGCGGCGACACCCGCCGGCATCGACGTGGCGAGCCTGGGGGAGTTGCAGCACGCGCTCGGCGCGGGCTTCACCCCCGGGCGGGTGATGGCCACCGGCCCCAAGACCCGCGAGTTCCTGTGGCTCGCCGCCCGCTGCGGCATCACCGTCAACCTGGACTCCCCCGCCGAACTGGACGACCTCGTCGCCCTCGTCCGCCGGCACGGACTGCCGCCGGTCCGCGTCCTGGCGCGCCTGTCGGCGTTCGGCTCGGCCGGGGCGACCATCCTGTCCCGACCGAGCCGGTTCGGCACCCCGCTGGCCGAGGCCGACCGGCTGCTGGCCCGCCTCGCCGAGACGCGCGACGCGGTCGAACTGGTCGGGGTCGCGTACCACCTCGACACCATCGGCGTGGCCGAGAAGGCGGTCGCCCTCCAGGCGTGCCTGACCGTCCTCGCCGACGCGCACCGGCACGGCCTGCGCCCCCGGATCGTCGACGTCGGCGGCGGCTTCGGCGTGGACTACCTCGCCGACGGCGCGCAGTGGGAGCGGTGGACCAGCGAGCTGGCCCTGGCCGTGCTCGGCCGTCGCCCGGAGCTGACCTGGGGCGGCCACGGCTACGGCTGGCGGGCCGAGGCGGGCACGCTGCGCGGCGCCCTGGGCCTCTACCCGGCGCACCGGCCCTCCTCCGGCCACCGCTACCTGGCGGAGCTGCTCGACACCAGCGCCACCGGCCTCGGCGGACGCACCCTCGCCACGCTGCTCCAGGAACACCTGCACGACCTGTGGGTCGAGCCGGGCCGCGCGCTGGTGGACCAGTGCGGCGTCGTGCTCGCCCGGGTGCTGGAGGTGCGGCCCACCGCCGCCGGCTGTCACCTCGTCCGGCTCGACCTCAACGCCGGGGACGTCAGCCTGGAGGAACACGGCGTGATGATGGACCCGGTGCTGCTGCCGGCGGACCCGGTCGCGTCCGGCGACGCCGCGCCGCACGGCCATCCGGTCTACCTGCTGGGCAACCTCTGCCTGGAAGCCGACCTGATCACCCGGCGCATGGTCTTCCTGCCCACCCTGCCCCGCACCGGCGACCTGCTCGCCTTCGCCAACACCGCCGGCTACTTCATGGACTTCAGCGCCGACCACGCCCTGCACCAGCCGGTGGCCCGGATGGTGGCCGCCTGGCAGGACGCCGGCACGTGGCGCTGGTGCCTCGACGAGCAGTACTGGCCCCTCGACACCGGGCGGCGACCGTCCAGCCACGAGTCGACCCCCACCACCACGGCCGGCCGGTCCATCCCCGGTCCGCGTCGCCAGGAGACCGCAGCCGCATGA
- a CDS encoding ATP-binding protein has protein sequence MRIAFTGKGGSGKSTLAALFVGYLRAAGHRVLAVDADVNVHLAPLLGVEAGPEGALSHPDNARRVRRHLLGSNPRVAGVEHFVPTTPPGPGSRLVTLDADDPVLVRHAAALDPRTHVLHVGTYEPDDIGAGCYHGHLAVLENLLSHLRLDAGDWVVCDMVAGTDAFANSLHAQFDVIVVVAEPTPESVSVARRYRELAAAAGVADLLAVVGNKVVDEVDRDYLARELGVTPLAALSVQVGLRRARQAGACPSLGDLDDVTPLARVAERARARPMAPERREAMLRALHLRLAGQNWVRSAHGDVTTQLGPVPA, from the coding sequence ATGAGAATCGCTTTTACTGGGAAGGGCGGGAGCGGAAAGAGCACCCTCGCCGCCCTCTTCGTGGGATACCTGCGCGCGGCCGGGCACCGGGTGCTCGCCGTCGACGCGGACGTGAACGTGCACCTCGCGCCCCTGCTCGGGGTCGAGGCCGGCCCGGAGGGCGCGCTGTCCCACCCGGACAACGCCCGGCGGGTGCGGCGTCACCTGCTCGGCAGCAACCCGAGGGTGGCCGGCGTCGAGCACTTCGTGCCGACCACTCCACCCGGCCCCGGCTCGCGGCTGGTCACCCTGGACGCCGACGACCCGGTCCTGGTCCGCCACGCGGCAGCGCTCGATCCGCGTACGCACGTGCTGCACGTCGGCACGTACGAACCCGACGACATCGGCGCGGGCTGCTACCACGGGCACCTGGCGGTCCTGGAGAACCTCCTGTCCCACCTGCGGCTCGACGCCGGCGACTGGGTGGTCTGCGACATGGTCGCCGGAACGGACGCCTTCGCCAACTCGCTGCACGCCCAGTTCGACGTGATCGTGGTGGTCGCCGAGCCGACCCCGGAGTCCGTCTCGGTCGCCCGGCGCTACCGGGAGCTGGCGGCGGCGGCCGGGGTGGCGGACCTGTTGGCCGTGGTGGGCAACAAGGTGGTCGACGAGGTCGATCGCGACTACCTGGCCCGGGAACTCGGTGTCACCCCGCTGGCGGCGCTCTCCGTCCAGGTCGGCCTGCGCCGGGCTCGGCAGGCCGGCGCGTGCCCGAGCCTGGGGGACCTCGACGACGTCACCCCGCTGGCGCGCGTTGCCGAGCGTGCCCGGGCCCGTCCGATGGCTCCGGAGCGGCGGGAGGCCATGCTGCGCGCCCTGCACCTGCGTCTCGCCGGTCAGAACTGGGTCCGCAGCGCCCATGGCGACGTCACCACCCAGCTCGGCCCGGTGCCGGCGTGA